From one Solea solea chromosome 15, fSolSol10.1, whole genome shotgun sequence genomic stretch:
- the prph2b gene encoding peripherin-2b produces MPFMPVKFTLQKRVKLAQGLWMLYWLSVIAGILIFSLGIFFKVELRKRSELMNNNESHAVPNLLILAGALACGLNAFGGKVCHDSLDPMKFSRWKPMLRPYLLTCCGFNVLLLLTALLCFLMQVALYLTLAEGLRFGIKFYKDTDTPGRCFMKRTLDMTQIEFRCCGNNNYRDWFEVQWISNRYLDMSNDEVKDRVLSNVEGKFLMDSVPFSCCNPGSPRPCIQHHLTNNSAHYDYDHRTEELNTWTRGCQEALFSYYSSIMNSVGAFVIITIILESVDMAGLKYLITALETMAEPENPECESEGWLLEKSVKETLVEQLAKVKSLVKTNQVQEGGDMPEA; encoded by the exons ATGCCGTTCATGCCAGTGAAGTTCACCCTGCAGAAGCGGGTGAAGCTGGCTCAGGGACTCTGGATGCTCTACTGGCTCTCGGTCATCGCCGGGATCCTCATCTTCAGCCTCGGCATCTTCTTCAAGGTGgagctgaggaagaggagcgaGCTGATGAACAACAACGAGAGTCACGCAGTTCCCAACCTGCTCATCCTGGCGGGCGCGTTGGCGTGCGGCCTTAACGCCTTTGGCGGGAAGGTTTGCCACGACTCCCTGGACCCCATGAAGTTCTCCAGGTGGAAGCCGATGCTGCGGCCGTACCTTCTGACGTGCTGTGGCTTCaacgtcctgctgctgctcacggCGCTGCTCTGCTTCCTCATGCAGGTCGCCCTCTACCTGACGCTCGCCGAGGGCCTCAGGTTTGGCATCAAGTTCTACAAAGACACGGACACGCCGGGACGCTGCTTCATGAAGAGGACGCTGGACATGACGCAGATCGAGTTCCGCTGCTGtggcaacaacaactacaggGACTGGTTCGAGGTCCAGTGGATCAGCAACCGCTACCTGGACATGAGCAACGATGAGGTCAAAGA TCGCGTCCTCAGTAACGTGGAGGGGAAGTTCCTGATGGACAGCGTTCCGTTTAGCTGCTGTAACCCCGGGTCACCTCGACCCTGCATCCAGCATCACCTGACCAATAACTCCGCCCACTATGACTACGACCACCGCACGGAGGAGCTGAACACGTGGACGCGCGGCTGCCAGGAGGCGCTGTTCTCCTACTACAGCAGCATCATGAACAGTGTGGGCGCatttgttatcatcaccatcatcctgGAG tccgTGGACATGGCAGGACTGAAGTACCTGATCACCGCTCTGGAGACGATGGCggagccggagaacccggagtgTGAAAGTGAGGGTTGGCTGCTGGAGAAGAGTGTGAAGGAGACGCTGGTGGAGCAGCTCGCCAAAGTCAAGTCACTGGTGAAGACCAACCAGGTGCAGGAGGGCGGGGACATGCCGGAGGCCTGA